A region of Mesotoga sp. Brook.08.105.5.1 DNA encodes the following proteins:
- a CDS encoding LptF/LptG family permease — MKTLIKYIGAQALGSIFIGLVGFIIFVSLELLYYLSDMIIRYKVGIDKLFLLIYYNLPEFIVLGIPVGILLAIFWVLSRMRSDNELIALQTHGISLKRLVIPFLLIGVLFSGFAYLLNDYLVPTASTKASEAMARFVYRQPEVTLRENVFMQDGQGRMIYVRRIDQKTKELKNVSIYEVYRGQVTLTTAESAIIVPNKWILSDAKIYQTDESGFLGVEMHFGTAEFEIDDDIERYLASFKSPKEKTSAELREDIKAFKNTGINTSSLEVALQEKYSMSIAPLVIVLLGVPVSLMFNLQSKSWSVILTFLLVVIYQGSGAWLSGMGKENLINPSLAPWIPNIVFSILGVVIYSLIDTKASYRLSEFFTRILKGSAIVIILLVPGLLEGSNVRIVGGTIAGTKDGREILIGDGVRVEYFSETMTATIDASNASILNIDSTPESISFWGNVKMVSDETTIVSDRLILDLTNERVESMQVFSRTEIEVPASRGDTSKTASKVPFYVYGDYVQSTMEASPTLNITDGYITTCDKSHPHYRFRVSSAVVTPGKGMSVQNMLLYIGNIPVFYLPYYYFPLDDPDRRPFDVDLSGIADAQTRITVRYLEVDWLLLQGTWYRDWMSTEDAFTAKSVLYTPIGEIEFFGQFGQQKETSYGAYVLLKPSFDQIRMQGGALYISGPPLKELQTPFTGINLGESIVKNKVTQLDPFAVKETMGATEMQLAYVQILSPEDWELKLDVIGAFARYDDKNLWMVNVQNLTIPSDEIIDAGFFKLSTSEFRVSGLFGQRYINKNILYSLRANASAVKTEGALFGADFSVQSLNFKLASNAATLTELFSPSNMEDFVLEVNKYLFAAGNLKIGGDVKSTFDASTTELNITMPADNKGIGRNYLTFASEDGKLKINGRYALDYNSIHEKNKDRLFWIDPFDIVYDGFISLELKFYFESRYDGSFKFEGKKLRVYKDIELYKGEWGPLSVGVVLEPAYEVGFYYDSDEGWKLTKNEIPVTLKNELTYRPFDWYYVSVQYNPVLTYDFLKEEWRLDHPGKLLTGIETEVLKADYVLELDYEELVASPTEMNWLGKGLLKTEGEVEFWGLKFGQKTETIFMPVTSKASETAYSFTFDSKVFSHKTESKVFWQSEDMFDDFVNKERLTLEIATETKLEFTLDWTFDASPNVAEDERMLKDLVFGSSIKIKDFASFGVKFRYPYLSGSRKMYDRLKFEVNDLSVGEVSWRAASLDFTTDFTKFDSKYKYPEKYFTKSESQARFLIWQSTRLTISTFSVSEYFIATSTASETGYSAYSFGVSNVKLDNKTILGGRTAKFEEFGLSMELRKAEDYYFTMHINELFFPMGTLSDTPGVLNRLSLGIDGSGKRSFVEIGTYAGDVSLWDESITKISPMYFDLHCMALELVLRLGFGSEINTFQDSLETIALKFYIKELKDRYLVIGLHKGDPYFRFRF, encoded by the coding sequence TTGAAGACTCTTATAAAGTACATAGGAGCTCAAGCATTAGGTTCGATTTTTATTGGTCTGGTTGGGTTCATAATTTTCGTGAGCTTAGAGTTACTCTACTACTTGTCTGACATGATAATAAGATACAAGGTGGGCATAGATAAGCTCTTCTTGCTCATTTATTACAATCTTCCCGAGTTCATTGTTCTTGGAATACCGGTGGGAATACTCCTGGCTATCTTCTGGGTACTCTCGAGAATGAGATCGGACAACGAACTGATTGCCCTGCAGACGCACGGAATATCTCTCAAACGGCTCGTAATTCCCTTCCTGCTTATTGGGGTTCTTTTCAGCGGCTTTGCTTATCTGCTTAACGACTATCTTGTCCCCACGGCCTCAACAAAGGCAAGTGAGGCAATGGCAAGATTTGTTTACAGACAACCTGAAGTCACGCTGAGAGAAAATGTTTTCATGCAGGACGGTCAGGGGAGAATGATATACGTAAGAAGAATAGATCAGAAAACAAAAGAGCTTAAGAATGTCTCGATTTATGAGGTCTACAGAGGTCAGGTTACGTTGACGACTGCTGAGAGTGCCATCATTGTTCCAAATAAATGGATATTGAGTGATGCCAAGATTTACCAGACAGATGAGTCAGGCTTTCTGGGAGTTGAGATGCATTTCGGTACTGCAGAATTTGAAATTGATGACGACATTGAACGATACCTGGCGAGCTTCAAATCTCCGAAGGAGAAAACTAGTGCCGAGCTGAGAGAAGACATAAAGGCGTTCAAGAACACCGGCATAAATACTTCTTCGCTCGAAGTCGCTCTGCAGGAAAAGTATTCGATGTCGATCGCTCCTCTCGTTATTGTCTTGCTCGGTGTTCCGGTTTCGCTTATGTTCAATCTTCAATCGAAGTCTTGGTCGGTTATTCTGACCTTCTTGCTCGTTGTCATATATCAAGGATCGGGTGCATGGCTTAGCGGTATGGGGAAGGAGAATCTGATTAACCCCTCTCTTGCCCCGTGGATTCCGAATATCGTCTTTTCTATCCTTGGTGTCGTAATCTACTCGCTCATAGATACGAAAGCCAGTTACCGGCTTTCGGAATTCTTCACGAGAATCCTGAAGGGTTCCGCCATTGTTATAATCCTGCTTGTTCCAGGCTTACTCGAAGGATCAAATGTGAGGATCGTGGGGGGAACGATCGCTGGAACGAAAGACGGCAGAGAGATACTCATTGGAGACGGCGTGAGAGTAGAGTACTTCAGTGAGACTATGACGGCAACTATAGATGCGTCGAATGCCTCTATACTGAATATCGACTCCACACCGGAATCGATCTCATTCTGGGGTAACGTGAAGATGGTAAGTGACGAGACAACTATAGTCTCAGATAGATTGATTCTTGATCTAACGAACGAGAGAGTCGAAAGTATGCAGGTGTTCTCGCGCACTGAGATTGAAGTGCCAGCGTCCAGAGGCGATACATCCAAGACAGCTTCGAAAGTCCCGTTCTATGTTTACGGCGATTATGTTCAATCGACTATGGAAGCATCACCTACCCTGAACATAACGGACGGCTACATAACCACTTGCGATAAATCTCACCCCCATTACAGATTCAGGGTCTCATCGGCAGTTGTGACGCCTGGAAAGGGGATGTCGGTGCAGAACATGCTGCTGTACATCGGCAATATCCCGGTATTCTATCTGCCGTACTACTACTTCCCGCTAGACGACCCGGACAGACGTCCCTTCGATGTCGATCTTAGCGGAATTGCAGATGCTCAGACACGGATAACCGTTCGTTACCTGGAAGTCGACTGGCTTCTTCTTCAAGGAACGTGGTACAGAGATTGGATGTCTACCGAAGACGCCTTCACAGCAAAGTCTGTACTCTATACACCTATAGGTGAAATAGAATTCTTCGGTCAATTCGGCCAGCAGAAAGAGACAAGCTACGGCGCTTATGTCTTGCTAAAACCTTCTTTTGATCAAATAAGAATGCAGGGAGGCGCTCTATACATTAGCGGGCCTCCGTTAAAGGAACTTCAGACCCCCTTCACAGGCATTAACTTGGGAGAAAGCATTGTCAAGAACAAAGTAACTCAGCTTGATCCTTTCGCCGTGAAAGAGACGATGGGCGCGACCGAAATGCAGCTCGCTTATGTTCAAATACTCTCCCCCGAAGATTGGGAGTTGAAGCTAGATGTTATCGGAGCTTTCGCAAGATATGACGATAAGAATCTCTGGATGGTCAACGTTCAGAATCTAACGATTCCTTCGGATGAGATTATCGATGCTGGTTTCTTTAAGCTCAGTACCTCGGAGTTCAGAGTCAGCGGTCTTTTCGGCCAGCGATACATAAACAAGAATATCCTGTATTCTCTGAGAGCCAACGCTTCCGCAGTCAAGACTGAGGGAGCGCTGTTCGGTGCAGATTTTTCCGTTCAGTCTTTGAATTTCAAACTAGCATCAAACGCCGCTACTCTTACAGAACTTTTCAGTCCCTCCAATATGGAAGATTTCGTGCTTGAGGTAAATAAGTATCTCTTCGCTGCTGGGAATCTAAAGATCGGCGGCGACGTGAAGAGCACTTTCGACGCTTCTACTACTGAGCTTAACATTACTATGCCGGCAGATAACAAGGGTATCGGCCGCAACTATCTGACCTTTGCATCAGAAGACGGTAAATTGAAAATCAACGGAAGATACGCCCTGGACTACAATTCTATTCATGAAAAGAATAAGGATAGATTGTTCTGGATAGATCCCTTTGACATTGTATATGATGGCTTCATCTCTCTTGAACTGAAGTTCTATTTTGAATCGCGATACGACGGCTCTTTCAAGTTTGAAGGGAAGAAGTTACGTGTATACAAAGACATTGAACTGTACAAAGGTGAATGGGGACCGCTTTCGGTTGGAGTGGTCCTGGAGCCCGCGTATGAAGTGGGCTTCTACTATGATTCAGATGAAGGATGGAAACTCACTAAGAACGAGATACCTGTAACGCTCAAGAACGAGCTTACCTATAGACCATTTGACTGGTACTACGTCAGTGTGCAGTACAATCCAGTGCTAACCTATGACTTCCTGAAAGAGGAATGGCGCCTCGACCACCCGGGAAAGCTGCTGACTGGAATTGAGACGGAGGTCCTCAAGGCCGATTATGTTCTTGAATTGGACTATGAAGAACTGGTGGCCAGTCCTACCGAAATGAATTGGCTGGGAAAGGGCCTTCTTAAGACCGAAGGAGAAGTTGAGTTCTGGGGTCTGAAGTTCGGTCAGAAGACAGAAACAATTTTCATGCCTGTTACTTCCAAAGCCTCAGAGACTGCCTACTCCTTCACTTTCGATTCGAAGGTCTTCTCACATAAGACCGAGAGCAAAGTATTCTGGCAGAGTGAAGACATGTTTGACGACTTCGTCAACAAGGAGAGATTGACCCTCGAAATCGCTACCGAAACAAAACTTGAATTCACTCTCGACTGGACTTTCGATGCCTCGCCAAATGTTGCTGAAGATGAAAGAATGCTGAAGGATCTGGTCTTTGGTTCCTCTATCAAGATCAAAGATTTCGCCTCATTTGGAGTGAAGTTCAGATATCCTTATCTCTCAGGCTCAAGAAAGATGTACGACAGATTGAAGTTTGAGGTGAATGACCTCTCGGTGGGAGAAGTCTCCTGGAGGGCAGCTTCACTGGACTTCACGACGGATTTCACGAAGTTCGATTCAAAGTACAAGTATCCCGAAAAGTATTTCACTAAATCAGAGTCTCAGGCTAGATTCCTGATATGGCAGTCAACAAGGCTGACTATTTCAACTTTCTCGGTCAGCGAGTATTTTATCGCGACCTCTACAGCGTCTGAAACAGGGTATTCAGCATACTCGTTTGGAGTCTCCAATGTCAAACTCGATAACAAGACTATCCTTGGGGGAAGAACGGCGAAATTCGAGGAGTTTGGACTCTCGATGGAGCTCCGTAAAGCAGAGGATTACTACTTCACTATGCACATCAACGAGCTTTTCTTCCCTATGGGCACGCTCTCTGATACTCCAGGAGTTCTCAACAGGCTCTCTCTGGGAATAGACGGAAGCGGTAAGAGGAGCTTCGTAGAGATTGGAACCTATGCAGGAGATGTCTCACTCTGGGATGAATCGATAACGAAGATTTCACCGATGTACTTCGATCTGCACTGTATGGCTCTGGAGCTTGTATTGAGGTTGGGCTTCGGGAGCGAAATCAACACGTTCCAGGACTCCCTTGAGACAATTGCACTAAAATTCTATATAAAGGAACTGAAGGATAGGTATCTTGTGATTGGACTTCACAAGGGTGATCCATACTTCAGGTTCAGATTCTGA
- a CDS encoding phosphate uptake regulator PhoU: protein MISKVGLERIGNLRIEILRMARYVQSIFNKTSVAVLERNEHQARDVIYSDSVIDYHQVELQAMIIGLTGILTPTGKELRLLTLSMNIVSTLESIGDKCVFICERGLSLSKRPPIGYHEKLKTMFESVSVMTKGAIDNLVDPSLSEAVRLCKNDDFVDRIQEEVKTDLVRYCEESPSIISRALDLMMVFGALEEIADHSTELMEAAVYIETGKYYRCVNDGFQPIDFNAQNNKG from the coding sequence ATGATATCTAAAGTTGGTCTCGAAAGAATAGGAAACCTGAGAATTGAGATTCTCAGAATGGCGCGATATGTCCAGAGCATATTTAACAAGACATCTGTTGCTGTTCTAGAGAGAAATGAACACCAGGCAAGAGATGTGATTTATTCCGACTCTGTGATAGATTATCATCAGGTGGAACTACAAGCAATGATAATCGGCCTAACCGGAATACTGACGCCAACAGGAAAAGAATTAAGACTCTTGACTCTCTCGATGAATATCGTCAGCACTCTTGAAAGTATAGGCGACAAGTGTGTGTTTATATGTGAGAGGGGATTGTCACTTTCAAAGCGTCCGCCGATAGGCTATCATGAAAAACTGAAGACGATGTTCGAATCTGTCTCCGTAATGACAAAAGGCGCAATAGACAATTTGGTTGACCCCTCTCTTTCTGAAGCTGTAAGATTGTGTAAGAATGACGATTTCGTTGATCGAATTCAGGAAGAGGTAAAGACCGATCTCGTTCGCTACTGCGAAGAATCGCCATCAATAATCAGCAGAGCACTAGACTTAATGATGGTTTTCGGAGCTCTGGAAGAGATAGCAGATCATTCGACTGAACTTATGGAAGCAGCAGTGTATATTGAAACCGGCAAATACTATAGATGTGTTAATGACGGTTTCCAACCCATTGATTTCAATGCCCAGAACAACAAGGGGTGA
- a CDS encoding NAD(+)/NADH kinase — protein MKAAVFYNRTRISSETLNWLSREIESHGIATSFCEDGTSCLPARTEVILTFGGDGTVLKAVPLAVMNDLPIMSFRVGSVGFLAAFELSMLHTALDLLLLGKLESVTRHVMEIEIGDSIRYALNDCVVERSSPSRTVSFSVNVCGQSSYPVVGDGIVFATNTGSTAYSMAAGGALVDPDAGCFQVTPICPHNPFVGSVVLAASRRVLMEVRQDKGYPIEVYVDGTFVSNIRTGDKINVGLSEKIVSLLREGSFDFVALLKKKLAFGGRLKDDI, from the coding sequence GTGAAGGCAGCGGTGTTCTATAACAGAACGAGAATCTCCTCTGAAACACTGAACTGGCTTTCAAGGGAAATTGAATCTCACGGAATCGCTACTTCGTTTTGTGAGGATGGTACTTCGTGCTTACCGGCAAGAACAGAAGTAATTCTTACCTTCGGTGGCGACGGGACTGTTCTCAAGGCAGTGCCTCTGGCAGTAATGAACGATCTGCCGATAATGAGCTTCAGAGTTGGTAGTGTAGGCTTTCTCGCAGCCTTTGAACTCAGTATGCTCCACACTGCACTTGATCTACTTCTCCTCGGAAAACTTGAGAGCGTCACAAGACATGTAATGGAGATAGAAATCGGAGACTCTATCAGATATGCTCTTAACGACTGCGTTGTAGAACGTTCTTCACCAAGCAGGACCGTTTCTTTCAGTGTGAATGTGTGTGGGCAGAGCAGTTATCCCGTTGTTGGTGACGGTATTGTCTTCGCGACAAACACTGGTTCAACTGCATACTCGATGGCCGCCGGGGGTGCTCTGGTAGATCCAGATGCCGGCTGCTTTCAGGTTACTCCCATATGTCCTCATAACCCCTTCGTCGGATCGGTCGTTCTCGCCGCTTCGAGAAGAGTTCTAATGGAAGTGAGGCAAGACAAGGGCTATCCTATTGAGGTCTACGTTGACGGAACATTTGTTTCGAATATCAGGACGGGAGACAAGATCAACGTCGGTCTTTCAGAAAAGATAGTGTCTCTCCTCAGAGAAGGAAGCTTCGATTTTGTTGCTCTTCTCAAGAAGAAGCTGGCCTTTGGAGGTCGACTGAAAGATGATATCTAA
- the ruvB gene encoding Holliday junction branch migration DNA helicase RuvB: protein MEEERFLTPGKVQEDSSIKSLRPKNLGEYIGQSKIRRRLSIAIEAAKVRQEALDHVLLAGPPGLGKTTLAHIIANELGSEIYVTSGPVIEKQGDLAAILTGLERNDVLFIDEIHRLNRTVEEILYSAMEDFQLDIMIGKGPSARSIRLDLNPFTLVGATTRSGFIGAPLRNRFGMILEMEFYPDKDLKQIIIRSAALLGTSIREDAAILLARRSRGTPRIANRLLRRVRDISTVEGGKEITVDTVQSAMTLLSIDEEGLDSMDKRLLSVLIESYNGGPAGVKAIAASIGIEPETISEVYEPFLLQNGFLVRTNRGRMVTEKAYRHLGFPFESRNSPLWNYIDQREGDED from the coding sequence ATGGAAGAAGAACGTTTTCTTACTCCAGGTAAGGTCCAAGAGGATAGTTCAATAAAGAGCCTCAGGCCGAAAAACCTTGGGGAGTATATCGGCCAATCGAAAATCAGGCGAAGACTTAGCATAGCAATTGAAGCAGCCAAGGTACGTCAAGAGGCCCTTGACCATGTTCTGCTTGCAGGCCCTCCGGGTTTGGGCAAGACCACCCTCGCACATATCATTGCGAACGAGCTGGGCTCGGAGATCTATGTCACATCTGGACCGGTTATTGAGAAACAGGGCGATTTGGCCGCTATCTTGACCGGGCTGGAGCGGAACGATGTTCTTTTCATAGACGAGATTCACCGGCTGAATAGAACCGTTGAAGAGATTCTTTACTCTGCTATGGAGGATTTCCAGCTAGATATTATGATCGGCAAGGGTCCCAGTGCCCGATCGATTCGTCTTGATCTGAACCCGTTCACCCTTGTCGGAGCTACGACGCGCAGTGGTTTCATAGGTGCGCCTTTGAGAAACAGATTTGGAATGATTCTAGAGATGGAGTTCTATCCCGATAAGGATCTGAAACAGATCATTATTAGATCGGCAGCGCTTCTCGGAACATCGATAAGAGAAGACGCGGCAATCCTTCTTGCCCGAAGGTCGCGTGGAACGCCTAGAATTGCAAACAGGCTCCTGAGAAGAGTCAGGGATATCTCCACAGTTGAAGGGGGAAAGGAGATTACAGTTGATACTGTTCAGTCGGCAATGACGCTCCTTTCTATTGACGAGGAGGGACTAGATTCGATGGACAAGCGCCTCTTATCTGTCTTGATTGAGAGTTATAATGGTGGGCCTGCGGGCGTCAAGGCAATCGCGGCATCAATCGGGATAGAACCGGAGACAATCAGCGAAGTCTACGAGCCGTTCTTGCTGCAGAACGGCTTCCTGGTAAGGACAAACCGAGGAAGAATGGTTACGGAAAAGGCTTATCGCCATTTGGGATTCCCATTTGAATCACGTAATTCACCTCTTTGGAACTACATTGATCAGAGAGAAGGGGATGAAGACTAA
- the asnS gene encoding asparagine--tRNA ligase, with protein sequence MRVAEISSLSKHINEHVQIRGWLRRRRSSGKIQFLFLRDGSGFIQGIVEKSSVPESVFQVAASLKMESSVIVSGLVKAEERAPGGVELFVEDLQIIQIPEKDFPINKPDHSIDFLMDNRHLWLRTQRQTHVLKIRHEIIRAVREFYNDRGFVLIDTPIFTGSIGESAGNTFEIDYFDYGKAYLAQTGQLYLEAAAMALGKVYNLGPTFRAEKSKTRRHLIEFWMNEAEVAYYGHDDNIKLQEELVTYVVKSTLERAGEDLKSIGRDTSKLEKIETPFPRITYDEAVRLLQNKGFEINWGDDIGGDEETAIANEFDKPIVVERYPRMMKAFYMQPDPERPEVVLCDDMLAPEGYGEIIGASERIYDRDLLIERINEYGLDVSSYDWYLDLRDYGTVPHSGFGMGIERIVAWIAGLEHIREAIPFARTLYRIHP encoded by the coding sequence ATGAGAGTCGCAGAGATTTCTTCACTTAGTAAACATATAAACGAACACGTACAGATAAGGGGCTGGCTTAGAAGAAGGAGATCGAGCGGGAAGATTCAGTTCCTCTTCTTGAGGGACGGCTCGGGCTTCATTCAGGGCATCGTCGAGAAGTCAAGCGTCCCAGAAAGCGTATTCCAGGTAGCGGCTTCACTTAAGATGGAGTCAAGCGTGATTGTTTCGGGACTTGTGAAGGCAGAAGAAAGAGCTCCAGGCGGAGTCGAACTTTTCGTGGAGGATCTTCAGATAATCCAGATTCCCGAGAAAGACTTCCCGATAAACAAACCGGATCATTCAATCGATTTTCTGATGGACAACAGGCATCTGTGGCTAAGAACTCAGCGTCAGACCCATGTGCTGAAGATTCGTCACGAGATAATCCGTGCCGTAAGGGAGTTCTATAACGATCGAGGTTTTGTGCTTATCGATACGCCTATCTTCACCGGCTCGATTGGCGAGAGCGCAGGCAATACATTCGAGATAGACTACTTCGATTACGGGAAGGCTTACCTCGCTCAGACGGGGCAACTTTATCTTGAAGCAGCAGCCATGGCTCTCGGAAAGGTCTACAACCTTGGCCCCACTTTCAGGGCGGAGAAATCGAAGACCCGCAGACACCTTATTGAGTTCTGGATGAACGAAGCTGAAGTCGCCTATTATGGTCACGATGACAATATTAAGCTGCAGGAAGAGCTAGTAACTTATGTAGTGAAGAGCACTCTGGAACGCGCCGGAGAAGATCTTAAATCAATCGGAAGAGATACATCGAAACTGGAGAAGATCGAGACTCCATTCCCAAGAATAACTTATGACGAAGCAGTGAGACTTCTACAAAACAAGGGATTCGAGATTAATTGGGGCGACGATATTGGGGGTGATGAAGAAACGGCGATTGCAAATGAATTCGACAAGCCGATCGTTGTGGAGCGTTATCCGAGAATGATGAAGGCCTTCTACATGCAGCCTGATCCAGAGAGACCTGAAGTAGTACTCTGCGATGACATGCTCGCTCCTGAGGGCTATGGAGAGATAATTGGGGCATCTGAGAGAATATATGACCGAGACTTGCTTATTGAGAGGATTAACGAGTATGGTCTAGACGTTTCTTCTTATGACTGGTATCTTGATTTGCGCGATTATGGAACGGTCCCTCACAGCGGTTTTGGGATGGGTATAGAGCGTATCGTTGCCTGGATAGCAGGACTTGAGCACATCAGAGAAGCGATACCCTTCGCCAGAACCCTTTACAGAATTCATCCGTAG
- a CDS encoding S-layer homology domain-containing protein, which translates to MKLLLASLLIFGLAFTSAFAAVNYVDVSSNHWAYDAVMRLSDLGILTGIVQADGRTYFNGNDPLTRYQTAVMLKKTLDYVELNFAKHGTVQQSGTVDGTIMSRLEALELALTDSSGRLIDTMDLQLRITALENRITSLGISTNGSVSQSTVESLRQQIMKFVEDLSLTTKKLDTLAVDVQNVQNSMSNLAVMESRVNDAVRRVDTLSGNISTIQSSLSSNERSISTLDSAVRSLSSSLSDYDAKLSTITNRASANAIEIASLKESMATVTANVATVRDLQNKISSLENQIANVRLPADAVSKLDELSARINAISSDYAKIGDLQNYVTKTDLKANLNLYAGVDELAKVKNSNELLTKDIETLRKDFTSETGIIKGDIGNLQRSINAINEIVTIHENELAGLKSSVSTVSSLRSDLNALNTKFNALTDQQSKNFAASQASVAELEARMNEAMDMLNVSVDANLSKISLSMDTINTQLGKNESEIKALKTRTDSLESRLNATVVNLERYVKISDLETQPVIVNLSERVAEINSATIDAATKQDVEALQKKTSPWLILSTVSSLAALGISIWVLIASGII; encoded by the coding sequence ATGAAACTTTTACTTGCCTCACTGCTTATTTTCGGTCTGGCATTCACTTCAGCTTTCGCTGCCGTCAATTATGTAGACGTCAGTTCAAATCACTGGGCATACGATGCGGTGATGAGACTTTCTGACCTAGGCATTCTGACAGGTATTGTTCAAGCCGATGGCAGGACTTACTTCAATGGAAACGATCCACTCACAAGATATCAGACAGCGGTAATGCTGAAGAAGACACTCGATTATGTTGAGCTGAATTTCGCAAAGCATGGCACTGTTCAGCAGTCAGGTACTGTCGATGGAACTATCATGTCCCGTCTTGAAGCTCTCGAGCTTGCCCTTACCGATTCTAGCGGAAGGCTAATCGATACCATGGATCTTCAGTTACGGATCACTGCTTTGGAGAACAGAATCACTTCTCTTGGAATCTCCACCAACGGGAGCGTATCTCAGAGCACCGTTGAATCCTTGAGGCAGCAGATCATGAAGTTCGTCGAGGACCTTTCTCTGACTACGAAGAAGCTCGATACTCTGGCCGTTGACGTTCAAAACGTTCAGAACTCCATGTCAAATCTTGCCGTCATGGAATCGAGAGTCAACGATGCTGTGAGAAGAGTTGATACTCTTAGCGGAAACATCAGCACAATCCAGAGTTCGCTTTCTTCAAACGAAAGATCTATATCCACTCTAGACTCTGCTGTTCGATCTCTCTCGTCTTCACTAAGCGACTACGATGCGAAGCTCAGTACGATTACAAACAGAGCTTCTGCAAACGCTATTGAGATCGCATCTCTAAAAGAATCAATGGCGACAGTGACTGCAAATGTGGCGACTGTTAGGGATCTTCAGAACAAGATTTCTTCGCTTGAGAATCAGATCGCAAATGTGAGGCTTCCCGCCGATGCTGTAAGCAAACTCGATGAGCTTTCTGCGAGAATCAATGCGATTTCCTCTGACTACGCGAAGATCGGTGATTTGCAGAACTATGTGACGAAGACCGACCTAAAGGCGAATTTGAATCTCTACGCAGGTGTTGACGAGCTTGCCAAGGTAAAGAATTCGAACGAATTGCTTACCAAGGATATCGAGACTTTGAGAAAGGACTTCACTTCGGAAACCGGAATCATCAAAGGCGATATCGGCAATCTTCAGAGAAGCATAAACGCGATAAATGAAATCGTCACTATTCACGAGAATGAACTGGCTGGACTGAAGTCTTCTGTCAGCACAGTATCCTCTCTGAGAAGCGACTTGAATGCACTGAATACGAAGTTCAACGCCCTTACCGATCAACAGTCCAAGAACTTCGCTGCAAGTCAGGCGAGTGTTGCTGAACTAGAGGCTAGGATGAATGAAGCAATGGATATGCTGAACGTCTCGGTAGATGCAAACCTGTCAAAGATTTCTCTCAGCATGGATACTATCAATACTCAGCTTGGAAAGAATGAGAGCGAAATCAAGGCTCTCAAGACCAGAACAGACTCATTGGAATCAAGACTGAATGCAACTGTGGTGAACCTCGAGAGATATGTAAAAATAAGCGATCTGGAGACCCAGCCAGTAATCGTAAACCTCTCTGAGAGAGTAGCCGAAATCAACAGCGCAACGATTGATGCAGCCACAAAGCAGGATGTAGAGGCTCTTCAGAAGAAGACTTCTCCTTGGTTGATTCTTTCTACTGTGAGTTCTCTGGCAGCTCTAGGAATATCCATCTGGGTTCTTATTGCCTCAGGCATAATATAG